GCGACACTGTCCTATGCAACGACCAAGCAGGATGGCTTTGTTCGCAATCTGGGCACCGGCGTAGAGCGTTTCGGCGACAAGGACCGTCAAGCAATGCGCGGTGACGTGTTGTGGCAGCCTTCATCCAGTTTCAACCTGCGCTACGCCTATGATCGGTCGCAGATCAACGACACGCCAGTATACGTCGCTGCATCCCCGCTGTTTCCGCTAAAATTGCCGCGTCCGACTGCAGGCAGTCCATTAGTACATGATCTTTTGCCGAACGACATCACGACACAGGGTCACAGCTTGACGGCAGAATGGAGTCCATCACGCGCAGTGACGGTGCGCTCAATTACCGCCTATCGCAAGCTCGATAACTTCCAGAACCAGGATTATCTGACGGGAGTACTCGGCCCTTTTCCCCTACAGAAGAACAGCAGTCGTGCATTGCAGGACCAATGGAGCCAAGAACTTCAGTTGGTCGGGGAAACATCCGACCGAACCCTTCAATATGTGGGGGGCCTTTACTATTTTTCCGAGAGTGGCAGCAACTTTAGCAATAGCTACAGCCCGCCGACGCTAACGCGCAGCTTCACCACTGCAACGATCAACAACAGCTCTTATGCAATTTACGGCCAGGTAACGCTGTCTCCTGGGTTTCTTGATCGGCGGCTGCACCTTACCGTGGGAGCACGTCAATCTTGGGATAAACGCGCAGCGACACTGGCGCGCCAGGTGCAAATCAACAACGGACCGATCACCGATGTCCCCGGCCTTGGTAACGGCCGCCGCAATTTCGATGATTTCAGTCCCTCAATCGTGGTCGCGTTCGATGCCACGCGCGACATCAATCTCTATGCCAAGGCGGTCAAGGGTTACAAAGCAGGCGGCTTCAATGTGCGAGCCAGTTCGATCTCGCGCTTTAACCAAGGGTTCGATCCCGAGGTGTTGTGGTCTTATGAAGTTGGGATGAAGAGCGAATTTCTCGACAGGCGGCTGCGTTTTAACGTTGCGCTATTCGATTCAAAATATCGCGATATTCAAATAAATGTCCAGTCGGACCCTACCAACGTACGTATTACCGACGTACTGAATGCCGGTCGTGCGACTGTGAAGGGGATCGAGGCGGACCTGACGCTGGCACCCTCGCGATCCCTGCGTTTCACGGCGAACTACGGGTATCTTGATGCCCGATATAATGAGATACTCGATGCACGCGGTGTGGACATCGCCTCAAGCTATCGTTTCAGCAATGCCCCGAAGCATTCCTTGGCGCTCAGCGCCAACTATGAGCTTCCCCGGCTGCCGATTGGCAAATTGTCTGCTGACGTCAACTATACCATGCAGAGCAAGTCCTACTCATCATCGACAATTGCCAGTGGGAGCTACATCATTGGGGATTACGGGTTGCTCAATGCCCGGTTGGGACTGGGAGAAATTCCAGGACTCGATGGCGTTCGCGTCGGCCTGTGGGGCCGCAACCTGACAGATCAAAGCTACTATATCTATCAGTTCAATATCGGTCGCCCCGGGGCGATATTCGGTGAGCCGCGAACTTATGGTTTCGATCTGATCGCCGAATTCTGAGGGAAGTGGTTCGATGAACAAGACAGCTTTAACCCTTGCGGCGCTTTCGCTCACACTGCCGTCGAGTGGCGGTCCTTCACTGAGTTATGTTCGAGCGGATTGCTTGAGGAAATCGCGATGCGCGTTGGTGTCACCAAGAAGGTGATCCACCATAATGACGGCGATAAGGAGACTATGGTTGCCGAATGCTATCGCCGGTCGTTCCGGATCTGGCAGGATATTGCCCAGCGCAGGCCGAATTTCTCCCAACGTGGAAACGACTGCCATTCAACCGGACAATTGCATCAAAATTGAGTCAGAGCCAGTTTTGGATGCCGATCTGGGGTCGATATCCTAGGCCGATTGACACGCTTCGACTTTTGCGCCGATCTTAGTTGGATGCGTTTCAATAACCCAGGAGGTATCCGTATCGGCGACGCTAAGTCCGACTTTCTCGACTATCTGCCGATCGCTCGGCCAATTGTCTGAAATCATCCGGAAACGAGCCGCAAGATACTGAACATCTGCCCGCTCAACATTCAGGGCATCATAGGAATGGATGACGCGGCGAGTGAAGCACTGATAAAGACCCTGATCGACGCTGTGACCCAGCCGCAGTTCATTTATGAGCATGCGTGGGAAGACAACGACATCGTACTTTGGGACGATTACCGGATGATGCACAGTGCCGTGGGTCATCGGGTGCATGTGACCCGCGTAGTGCATCGGACCACGCTACGGGGCCAGACGACCGTTGGTCGGATTATGGAGCCGACAAATGGGAGGGATGGGTGTGAGCGCGTCCGACGACTGTCCAATCTTGATGCACTCAGCCTTAGAAATAGCGCGGAAATGTCGAGTAAGAAGCACAAGACGGAGGAGATTGTCGGCAGCTGCGCGAAGTTGAGATTGTGCTGCACTATTCAGGCAACGGCAGATCGGTGCACGGCTGGTTACAGAAAAGTGCATCGTTCACATTGGATGAATCCTCCCGCGAAGATCCATCATGCGCGGCTGCTGCCTACTGCGAAGACGACTTTATCACGTTAGTCTGGTCGGATGCATGTCTTCATGGCATGCTCTTTGTCCGCAGAGGTCGACGGACTTATATTTTTATACCTCACGTTTACTCTCTGCTTACCCTGTTCGGTGCTGAATTCATCGAACGAAACGGAGGACAAACCGATGGCAGAAGATTGGTCCGTTGACGTCAGGAAATATGTTCCGGACGCAGATCCAGGCATTATTGCCGGAATAGTTCGACACTGCGGCATAGCACTCCAGAGCCGTGACGCCTCTCTGGTTTCTTTCACCGACAAAACGGAAACTGGGCGTGTCCGCGAAAGTTTCCTGAAAAAGAAGCTCGGTTTGACCGCTTCCGATGCAGATCTCGATAGTGCGATAGCTTCAGTCGGAGAGCAGATGAAGGCAGACCGGACGAAGAATCGCGTTACGGTTTACTATCTGCTTGCCGAGCGATTCGGGAAACTTGCGATGTTTGGCAAACCCTTGGCGGCAGGTGCTGAGTTACCTGTTGTCGAAAAGAGTGAAGGACCGGGCATCGCAACCCTCGGTAAAGCGGGCCTTGCCGCAGGAGCGATGGCAGCCGCGGGAGGCTTTGGCGGAAATCCATCCTCCGCTGGCGGTGTATCGCCCTCGTCCCCGAGGGACACAGGCGGGGTGGCCGCCAGAGCCTTTGCCAGCGAGTCGGGGATTGGTGCGCCCGTCGCAAAATCCGGCCTGATGCGCTGGCTGCCCTGGCTTGTTCTGGCAGCAGCTCTTCTGCTTCTGTTTCTCTATTTGGGCATGCACATGCGGAGAGCGACAGCGGCGAGCAATACTCCTGTCGTTCCCGCCACTACGCCAGCGGCCGACCTCTCAGCTACGCCTGCAGTCACTTCTCCAGCCGCAATTCCGACTGGTGCTGGCGTGGCTACGGAGGTTCGTGATGGCAAGCCAGCTGTGATCGTATATTTTGATACTGGTAAGGCCGATGTCGTACCGGCCTTTGGGGCGGCTGCGGCGTCACTCAAATCCTATCTTGGTAACAATGCCGGTAGCAAGCTGGCGATTTCAGGATTCAACGACAAGACCGGAAATGCTGCTGCCAATGCTGAGTTGTCTAAAAACCGGGCAAAGGCTGTTCAAACCGCGTTGGTTTCTGCGGACATTCCGGCCAGTTCGATCGAGTTGATCAAACCGTCTGATGCGACCGACACCGGCGCAATAAATGCCGAAGCGCGACGGGTCGAGGTCGTCGTCAAATAGAAAGTGCGAGGCAGTCGAACCGGCGTGTCGTTGGTTTGGCTGCCTACTTCGGCGATCAACTGGAGGGCGGGCACAAAAATAACTCTTTTCGTCAAGAAAAACCGCCCCATGTTACTTCGAACTGTACAGTGGTGCGCACCGGAAAGCGGGTCGCCCGCGCGATCCATGCGACACGCGTTCGGAATATGCGCTGTTCTTCAAAAGTGCTTGCGGAGAGTCTGTCTCAATTTTTTACCGTCTATCGCTGGCATTAACACAACTTGGCCGGCGCTTTTCGAAAAGCGCCGGCCAGTCTGCATTTGGTTTTAAAACTTGACCGAGAGCTCTGCGCCAAAGGTCTGCGGTTCACCTGGGATGACCGTGTTAAAACCGCCCGATGCACCTTCAACATAGCCAGCCTGATAATAGCCGCGGTTCAGCAAGTTTTTCGCATAGACACCGGCAGACACTTTGCTGCCCATGATTTCATTCCAGCTTAGGCGGAGTGAAACCATGGTGTAGCCTTTAATCTGGGTGCCCGGTGTGATTGAGTAATTGTTGTTCGAAAAGAATGACGATGTCTGCGAGAAAGTGTCACCGCGCAGATGGACGTTGCCCCAGTCTGTTGGCACTGGAAGGGTAACGTCGGCATATACCGATCCCGACCATTTCGGTGCGTCGGGATAAGAGTCGAATGGTACGATGAAGCCCGGTGTTCCTGTCTGCACTGAAAGATCGACCAAATTTTTCGTGTATTTGGCGTCGGTATAGGCACCGGCAAATCCGACCAGCAACCAGTCGGCAGGCTTGAAATCGCCATCCGCTTCCCGCCCTTGATCTTTGCCTGAGGTACGTTGACTGTGAATGCCGAAGGGGCTCCCGCTACCTCGACGAGAGCGAAAACACCAATGCGATGGACCTCGATATTCGACGGAGCAAGGTCACCCATTCCACTTTTGGTGGTGGTCCACATCGTTGCGCCGGACTCCATCTGGCCAGGATGGAAGCGATTGTGACGCTGCAGGAGTGGCTGGCCCGCATTCCTGCATTTCACGTCAAAGCGGGAACGAACCCCGTGTTTCGCTCGGGTATCATTGCGGCCGTGGACGATGTCCATTTCGAATGGGCACCAATAGCAGCGGCGGTAGGCTGAGTTGGCCGAGGTCGATTTCTGGTGTGAGGGGAGGGTGGCGCAGGTTCGGCTCAACCGTCCCGATCATCTGAATGCCATTACCGACACGATGGACGATCTTCTTGCGGAAGCCTGGGAGCGGATCAATGACGATCCTGACATCTGGTGCGCGATCCTGTCGGCGGAAGGTGAACGCTCCTTTTCGATTGGGGCCGATGTGTCGGGTGGCGGTGATCGCCAGCGACGAATGGCCTTTGGCGGCGGGCTGACCGGCATCGGCGGGCCACTTGTTACGTTGAAGAAACCTTTGATAGCCGCGGTTCAGGGCTTCTGCGTTGGCGGCGGGTTTGAGATGGCGATGTGCGCGGACATCATTATCGCCGCCGATACGACAGAGTTCGGACTGCCTGAAACAAAGGTCGGGATCATCGGCGAATGTGGGGTCGTGCACCGCATCGTCCGTCAGCTTCCTCACCACATAGCGATGGCGATGATCCTGACAGGCGAGCGTATGAGAGCTGAAGCTGCGGAACGGTTTGGCCTCGTTAATGAGGTCGTACCTCTTAGCGATCTGCCTGTAGCAGCGATCAGGTGGGCCGCGAAAATTAATGCAGCATCGCCGCTCGCTAATCAGGCAGCCAAGGCTGCGGCGTTAAGCCGACTGGACTATCCGCTCGAAGTCGCACTCGACACACAGTTCGAGGGAATCGAGCGCTATGCTCTGAGTACCGACAAGCGGGAAGGCGAGATGGCCATGAAAGAGAAGAGGAAACCAGTGTGGACGGGACGATAAAACTAGCCGAACCGATCGACGGAGCAACTTATCGGCGTGTGCTGGGACATTATCCAACGGGCGTGTGCGTCGTCACAGCCGTGGAAGCCGATGGGAAATGCGCGGCACTTGTGGTTGGATCATTCACTTCAGTATCCCTCGTCCCGCCGCTGGTCGCCTTTTCCCGGATCGCAGTTCGACAAGCTGGCCGCGCATCGAGCGTGCGGGCAAATTTTGCGTCAATGTGCTTGGTAGCCATCAGCAGGATCTCTGCCGCCGCTTTTCGGCCAAGGGCGACGACAAGTTCGTCGGGCTTGATTACGGGCTCTCTGCGAACGGGTCTCCGGTCCTCCAAGACGTTGTTGCATGGATCGATTGCACGCTCGAGGCCGTCCACGAAGCCGGCGACCACTTTATCGTTTTGGGTCATGTGCGTGAACTCGACATCGTTCGCGCCGAGCAACCTCTTGTTTTCTTTCGTGGAAAATACGGCGACTTTTCTCCTCTGCCTGGGGGCGAACCGGCCGCCTAGCGTTCCTCATCTACAATTTGAGACAGTTTTATAAAGAATGGCGGGTATCGAACTTTGAGGAACGGTTTTCCGACGTCGGTCACTTTAGAGACGGCCGCGAAGAATAGGCAGTTCTGCCAAAGACTTGACCACGACGGCATTCCGGGTTCAATGTCGTAGTCGCTGTTTAAAGGGAGCGGGCAGTGAAGGTATATTTCGATGCAGCCGTCGAAACCTTTTCGGAAGCAGGTTCGTCACCTTTGAAGCTTTTGCTTTCGGGGGCGGCTTTCACAGGTAGCCTGTTCTTCATTGCCGAACCGGCGTGGGCATCCTGCGATAATTATACGCCGACCGCGGGTCAGACCGTCACCTGCAATACTTCATCGCCCAACCCGACGACCATCAACGTCCTTGCCGCCACCGGCAGTACAAATGTCACCGTTACGAACGGGGCAGCGTCCAGCGTCACCATTTCGCGCACTACCAACCCCACAGCAATATCGGTCGACAGCAGCAGCGTAATCACCAACAATGGCATGATCTCGTTGGCAGGCGGCGGGGGCACCGGGGGTAATCGCGGTGCAGCGCTGGTCGGTACAGGTAACAACAACCAGATTACCAACGGTGCGCAAGGCGTCGTCAGCACAACCGGCACCTATAATGACGGTATGGCTGCTAATGGCAGCGGCAATATCCTCATCAACAACGGCGCGATCACCACCACCGGGCCGAACGCCTATGGAATGACCGCCGCCTGGGGGCAGACCAATACCGGCCAGTTGAACAACATGCTCGTCAACACCGGCTCCGTCGCGACCACCGGCAGTAACGCGCGCGCGGCCTCGATCCTGGGCGGGAGCGGCACGGTCAACAACAGCGGCACCCTGACCACCAACGGCAACAGCAGCACTGCGGTCTATATGCAGGGAAACAACGATCATCTTATCAACAGCGGCATCATTCATGCGACAGGTGCCGGTTCCGAGGGCGTATTCTCGAACACACTGAGCGCCAGCTTCACCGCGACGATCGACAATCTCGCAGGCGCCCAGATCATCAGCGATCAGGATGCTGCGCTGCGGACTCTGAACGGCAGCACGACGATTACCAATGCCGGCCTTATCCAGGGAACGAATGGCACCGCGCTGAACGGCGGCAACAGCGCGAACAGTAAGGTCACTCTCATCCTGCAAACCGGATCACAGATCGTCGGCCTCGCCGATGGCGGGGGTGGCACCAATCAGGTCCAGCTTCAGGGGACGGGAACGATCACCAACACCTTCGCCCGCTTCCAGACGCTTTATATGCAGGGCACGGACTGGACGTGGAATGGCAGCGGCACCTTTGCGGATAGCTATATCCAGAGCGGCACGTTCCGCTTGCAAAGCAACCTGACCGGTAATGTCTCGATCGCGACTGGCACCAGCTTGCTGGCTGGTAATGGTGCCAATCCGTCGATCACGCCCTATCCGGGCGGCCCTGCAATCACTGTGACCAATGCTGGCACTATTGATCTGACCAATGGCGGATCGGCGACCGCCAACAGCCTGACGATCCAGGGCAGTTATGTCGGTTCGAATGGAGCGCTGCTGCTGCGCACTCGACTTGGCGACGATAGCTCGCCGTCCGACCGACTGGTGATTTCAGGTGGTGCGGCATCGGGCACCACCGGCATCGGTGTTACCAATGTGGGCGGCGGTGGTGCCGCGACCGTCCAGAACGGCATAATGCTGGTGCAGGCAACC
The DNA window shown above is from Sphingomonas paeninsulae and carries:
- a CDS encoding DUF2853 family protein; this encodes MAEDWSVDVRKYVPDADPGIIAGIVRHCGIALQSRDASLVSFTDKTETGRVRESFLKKKLGLTASDADLDSAIASVGEQMKADRTKNRVTVYYLLAERFGKLAMFGKPLAAGAELPVVEKSEGPGIATLGKAGLAAGAMAAAGGFGGNPSSAGGVSPSSPRDTGGVAARAFASESGIGAPVAKSGLMRWLPWLVLAAALLLLFLYLGMHMRRATAASNTPVVPATTPAADLSATPAVTSPAAIPTGAGVATEVRDGKPAVIVYFDTGKADVVPAFGAAAASLKSYLGNNAGSKLAISGFNDKTGNAAANAELSKNRAKAVQTALVSADIPASSIELIKPSDATDTGAINAEARRVEVVVK
- a CDS encoding TauD/TfdA dioxygenase family protein, with the translated sequence MGMDDAASEALIKTLIDAVTQPQFIYEHAWEDNDIVLWDDYRMMHSAVGHRVHVTRVVHRTTLRGQTTVGRIMEPTNGRDGCERVRRLSNLDALSLRNSAEMSSKKHKTEEIVGSCAKLRLCCTIQATADRCTAGYRKVHRSHWMNPPAKIHHARLLPTAKTTLSR
- a CDS encoding TonB-dependent receptor produces the protein MKIRKAFFHSALGVAALSGVVPAAAHDTAAQTAQDDGALQDIVVTAQKRRESLQAAPISISAFTAEDLERKNITGLADLRANVPNLQLTPHPNNAATTQIFLRGVGLSDDQITQDGSVAVYVDGVYVARSQGQALEVADLERIEVLRGPQGTLYGRNATGGAINFITRKPTLDEFRAKAQITVGNYSRRTFKGSVNVPIGNSLAATLSYATTKQDGFVRNLGTGVERFGDKDRQAMRGDVLWQPSSSFNLRYAYDRSQINDTPVYVAASPLFPLKLPRPTAGSPLVHDLLPNDITTQGHSLTAEWSPSRAVTVRSITAYRKLDNFQNQDYLTGVLGPFPLQKNSSRALQDQWSQELQLVGETSDRTLQYVGGLYYFSESGSNFSNSYSPPTLTRSFTTATINNSSYAIYGQVTLSPGFLDRRLHLTVGARQSWDKRAATLARQVQINNGPITDVPGLGNGRRNFDDFSPSIVVAFDATRDINLYAKAVKGYKAGGFNVRASSISRFNQGFDPEVLWSYEVGMKSEFLDRRLRFNVALFDSKYRDIQINVQSDPTNVRITDVLNAGRATVKGIEADLTLAPSRSLRFTANYGYLDARYNEILDARGVDIASSYRFSNAPKHSLALSANYELPRLPIGKLSADVNYTMQSKSYSSSTIASGSYIIGDYGLLNARLGLGEIPGLDGVRVGLWGRNLTDQSYYIYQFNIGRPGAIFGEPRTYGFDLIAEF
- a CDS encoding enoyl-CoA hydratase/isomerase family protein, with the protein product MAEVDFWCEGRVAQVRLNRPDHLNAITDTMDDLLAEAWERINDDPDIWCAILSAEGERSFSIGADVSGGGDRQRRMAFGGGLTGIGGPLVTLKKPLIAAVQGFCVGGGFEMAMCADIIIAADTTEFGLPETKVGIIGECGVVHRIVRQLPHHIAMAMILTGERMRAEAAERFGLVNEVVPLSDLPVAAIRWAAKINAASPLANQAAKAAALSRLDYPLEVALDTQFEGIERYALSTDKREGEMAMKEKRKPVWTGR
- a CDS encoding TonB-dependent receptor; amino-acid sequence: MLVGFAGAYTDAKYTKNLVDLSVQTGTPGFIVPFDSYPDAPKWSGSVYADVTLPVPTDWGNVHLRGDTFSQTSSFFSNNNYSITPGTQIKGYTMVSLRLSWNEIMGSKVSAGVYAKNLLNRGYYQAGYVEGASGGFNTVIPGEPQTFGAELSVKF